In the Mauremys mutica isolate MM-2020 ecotype Southern chromosome 13, ASM2049712v1, whole genome shotgun sequence genome, one interval contains:
- the LOC123347941 gene encoding WAP four-disulfide core domain protein 12-like, whose translation MKSVGVLLLLVGLLTFWTELPAATVLKQVKAGTCPPDYTKCYRGQTDECATDYDCKEQKKCCDCHFAMRCVEAAEA comes from the exons ATGAAGTCAGTGggcgtcctcctcctcctcgtgggGCTCCTCACCTTCTGGACGGAGCTGCCGGCTGCCACTGTGCTGAAGCAAG TGAAAGCTGGGACCTGCCCACCAGATTACACAAAGTGTTATCGGGGTCAAACTGATGAGTGTGCCACGGATTATGACTGCAAAGAGCAGAAAAAGTGCTGTGATTGCCATTTTGCCATGCGCTGTGTGGAAGCAGCAGAAG CATAA